In Mucinivorans hirudinis, the DNA window GACCTTTGCAACACCTGCCTTTACTGATAATATAGTTGTTGTCAGGGGGGACGGGGTGCTTTACTGCGCCCAAAGGCAGTAGGGGGAGGTGACAATAAATGCTATTGCGCAAAATATAATTGAGTTAAGGAATCCTCTAGCAATCCCAAGATGGTGGTTTACTAAGTTTTAGATGCCCACCCCCCCCCTTGACTTCAAAAAAGTAATAACAAATTACTCATATACAAAAATTGAAATACAAAAAACTATACCTGCGCTTGGTGCAGATGATGCACCGCCTCTCGGAGAAACAGCTACTCTTTGTGCTCGCCGTGGTGGTGGGTATAGTGGTTGGCATTACGGGGCATATCCTCAAAGAGAGTATCCATATTGTACAAAATATTGTGACAAACTTTGGTAACGCTGCCAATGTAAACTACCTCTACCTTTTTTTCCCGGCAACGGGCATTACCCTCACTGTACTTTTTGTGAAGTATTGGGTCAAGGACGACATTTCGCACGGGGTGACCAAGATTTTCTATGCCATCTCGCGTAAGGATTCGCGCATCAAGCCGCACAACTGCTATTCATCGGTGGTTAGTAGCTCCGTAACAATCGGCTTTGGCGGTTCGGTCGGAGCGGAAGCACCTATCGTGCTGACGGGGGCGGCGATAGGGTCTAATGTTGGGCAGTTTCTCAGGCTCAAGTATAACTATATCACTCTGTTGCTAGGATGTGGTGCGGCGGCAGCCATCTCAGCGGTCTACAAAGCACCCATCGCCGGATTTGCCTTTGTCTTAGAGGTACTTATGCTGGAGCTTACCTTCACCTCGGTTGTACCTCTGCTTATAGCATCCGTAACTGCTGCCACCACTACGTTTATTTTGGTGGGTATCGAGCCCTTTTTCGCGGGCATCACCCCGCCCTTTGTCCTTGGAAATATACCTTATTATGCACTGCTGGGCATTGCAGGAGGTGTTGTGAGCTACTTCTTTTCTCAAACCACGATGAAGATTGAGGGTCGCTTTGCAAAAATCAAGAATCGAACGCATAAAATTATCTTCGGAGGCACAATTCTCGGACTATTAATATTCATCTTCCCACCACTATATGGTGAGGGCTACAATTCGATACAAACCCTTTTGGAGGGGCATACGGGCAATATTTTCAAGCACTCACTATTCTACGGCATTCAGGACCAGTTTCTGACACTGTTTCTCTATGCTCTTGGTATATTGCTCTTCAAGGTAATTGCAATGACGATGACCAACGCCTCGGGTGGTGTGGGTGGTACGTTTGCCCCTTCGTTATTTATAGGGGCGATGTTGGGTTTTATATTTGCAATTACCGTAAATCATCTTTTCGACGCTGACCTGCCCGTGAGTAGCTTTACTCTGGTTGGTATGGCAGCAGTGATGAGCGGCGTTATGAAGGCGCCTATCACATCGATGTTCCTTGTGGCGGAGCTCACGGGTGGCTTCCAACTCTTTTTGCCATTGATGTTGGCAGCGGCAGTCTCCTTTGCTCTGAGCTACTATTTTGACCCCTATTCTATCTACACTAAACGCCTTGCCTCACGCGGCGAACTTCTCACCCACAACAAGGACGAGAATACGCTTCAGTTTATGAAGACCGCAGAGTTGATTGAGCGTGATTTTGGTACAGTCCCCTTTGATGGCAAGTTGCGTGATATGGTCGTTGAGGTGGAGCGTTCGCAACGCAACCTTTTCGCCGTTGTCGACCAGGAGGGTTGTCTGGCGGGAATAATAACTTTAGACGATATTCGCGGCGATATGTTCAAGCCCGACAAGTGGGACAAAATGCCACTCACAGACTATATGTGGGAGCCGCCCGAGAAGATATATGAGCAGGAGGATATGCGCTCGGTCGTCGAAAAATTTGAGATAACGGGAGCCTGGAATTTGCCCGTTGTCGGCTCGCGCGGCGAGTATGTCGGTTTTGTGAGCAAATCGAGATTGATGACCGCTTATCGCCGTCAGCTTCAAAAACTTACTCAGGAGTAATCACAACATTTTTTTCTCCGAAAATATTGCGAATCCCTCTCCTAATGTTTCGTGTGCGTTGACAACAACCATAAAAGCCCGAGGGTCGGTTTTGCGTAAAAAATCTTGGATGGCGGGTAGTTCGCGCCGAGTGACGACCAAAAAAATCATCTCGCGTTCTGCATTGCTATACATACCCGCCGCCTTGATAAAAGTTCCTCCGCGCTCCATATCGTTGATAATGTATTCTTTAATTTGCTCCTTTTTTTCCGAGAGTATAAAGAGTAGTTTATCACCCGATCCCCCCTCGATGAAAAAGTCTACCACCTTTGTTGCTACAAAAATCGTAACCAAAGAGTAGAGTGGTATCTTCCAACTTCCAAAGACTATAAGCCCAAAAAGCACTA includes these proteins:
- a CDS encoding Chloride channel protein, with product MKYKKLYLRLVQMMHRLSEKQLLFVLAVVVGIVVGITGHILKESIHIVQNIVTNFGNAANVNYLYLFFPATGITLTVLFVKYWVKDDISHGVTKIFYAISRKDSRIKPHNCYSSVVSSSVTIGFGGSVGAEAPIVLTGAAIGSNVGQFLRLKYNYITLLLGCGAAAAISAVYKAPIAGFAFVLEVLMLELTFTSVVPLLIASVTAATTTFILVGIEPFFAGITPPFVLGNIPYYALLGIAGGVVSYFFSQTTMKIEGRFAKIKNRTHKIIFGGTILGLLIFIFPPLYGEGYNSIQTLLEGHTGNIFKHSLFYGIQDQFLTLFLYALGILLFKVIAMTMTNASGGVGGTFAPSLFIGAMLGFIFAITVNHLFDADLPVSSFTLVGMAAVMSGVMKAPITSMFLVAELTGGFQLFLPLMLAAAVSFALSYYFDPYSIYTKRLASRGELLTHNKDENTLQFMKTAELIERDFGTVPFDGKLRDMVVEVERSQRNLFAVVDQEGCLAGIITLDDIRGDMFKPDKWDKMPLTDYMWEPPEKIYEQEDMRSVVEKFEITGAWNLPVVGSRGEYVGFVSKSRLMTAYRRQLQKLTQE